The DNA sequence gataatatgttacatgtaatatctagtagaaatatattatcgattttatgtcatcaaacattcgttagaacttaaacattactggaaatagaatggcaatagattaaacaacgtagatatgttgcatacaatattgtacgtacaataaaaagtctgaatactgctttactcTCACCTGAACCCTATTCTCAACACTAACCTTAACCCCAACCTAAAATACCTTATACCTACTAACTATTTTGGGACTAGTTACCATTCTGACAAATGGGCTGTTTTCtatctttctatttatttattttgttgataaAAGATCGTTCAGGGAGACTGCAATAAAGAATCAAAGACCATGTTAAAATTTACAAAAGACATGCAATTCTGCATGTCATTTATTCACTGAAACTTTCACCATTATACAAAGTTTTGAAAtacaatatgaaatatttttgtagtactttaccacaaaacaatataataaaTTGAAATACATAATGGAAATTTTCAgttattttcatacaaaagctTTGATTATACGCCTTAAAGCGAACAAAAATATCAACTACAAAAGCTTTGTTTCTTGTCCAAAATACTGGCAATTATGAgaaaatgaatacaaaatcaaaAGTTTCAAACTTTTCATCACATGCAATTTTTTAACtacataatacatacatacatacatacaaaagttattTATGACGCAATTCGCCGCAAGGCAACATTGCGTTTACAAATACATCAAAGCAGTAaaacaatataaacaaacaaaagttcagaATAAATGAGTTTTTAACAATTTCTTGAAAGTGTTTGTGGATGTTGCACCCCTGATGTGCAGTGGCAGATTGTTCCAGGCTTTGGCAGCAGTAGCAGTGAATCTGCGTTCTCCCGCAACAGAGTTGTATCTATGAACTACCAGACGTGAAGGATCATTTGAAGATCTGAGAGGGCGGCCGGGAACATAATAAGAGAACAATTGAGTTATGTAAGCTGGTGATTGGTCATTCAAAGCCTTGTATACATAGAGCAGGATCTTGTAAGATACTCTTTGTGCTATTGGAAGCCAGTGGAGTTTTGTGATTAAGGATGCAGCTTCAGTCCAGCGACCTAAGGCATATATGACCCGTGCGGCTTTGTTCTGTAAGCGTTGCAAGCGAATCATATTCTTGGATGAAAGGTGAGTGAAAAGTGCATTGCAATAGTCTAAACGTGACAGGACCAGCGCACGGACAACATGATGGCATGTGTCAGAATCAATATATTTTCGGATTCTCCAGATGTTCCTGATGTGATAAAGGATCGAGCGACGAAGACTATCGATGTGAGAGGTGAGTGACATTGAACTATCGAAGTAGATGCCAAGATTTCTGATGACCGTGGAGGTGTGATCTTCAATGAACCAATTTCAAGGGTAACGTCATTAAGCTGAAAATTTCTCATGTTGTAGATAGAGCCAGCAACAAAAACTCAGTTTTTGCATCGTTTAGCTTTAAATAATTCACAGTCATCCATTCTCTGATTTCAGAGATGCAGCTTGAAATCTTGCCAAGAGTATTAAGCACATCGCCAGGAATCCGAGGGTTGAAAGAAGCATATAACTGGCAGTCGTCAGCATAGATATGATAGTTGATACCATGTTTCTGGATGATCTCTCCAATGGGAACAGTATAAGCGGAGAAAAGCAATGGTCCTAGAACGGAGCCTTGTGGCACACCAAAATCCATTGAGATGGGGTCGGAGAGGTGACCATTGATGCTGACTTCAGAATTCCAACCTTTCAGATAAGATTGGGCCCATTCCAGTGCAGAACCGGTGATGGCGAAACGGTCCTGCAGACGATTTAGGAGAATTGTGTGATCAACAGTGTCAAATGCGGAGCTTAGATCTAATAGCACCACAAAGACAACTCTCCTAGAATCAATCTCACTGAAGATATCGTCACTCACTTTGATTAAAGCACTTTCAGTGCTATGTTTGGGACGGTAAGCAGACTGGAATGGGTCTGAAAGCTTGTTATTGTTCATGTGATCAACAAGCTGCGAAGCAGCGCATTTCTCAATCAGTTTTGCAGTAACAGTTAAATTACTGACAGGCCTATAGTTCTTAAACTCGTCTTTGTCTAGGGATGGCTTCTTAAGCAGTGGTGTTACAATTGCTTTGTGAGCTGCCGTAGGGAAAACCCCTGTTTGTAAAGAGGCATTAACAATGCTTGTCAGAGCAGGTAAATTTGCATCCAAATAATGTTTCATGAGCCAGGTTGGCTGAGGATCGAGGATGCATGAGGCATTGGATGCCTTTGAGATAACATTGCGGACCTCTTCTTCAGTCATTTGGTGAAACTCGATTAGAGGTCTACAGAAAGGTGAGCAACTGTCAACGAACTTGGAAGCATCAATTTTGGTACTATTTGACTCAAGCTCATCACGGATTTTACAGATCTTATTCCTTAAGAACTGAGCAAATTTGTTGCCCAAGTCTCTTGAGTCACCATGGGCAGGCAATGGCTTGGCCTGATTGTTGAGGAGGCTATTTACAGTGTGAAAAATGGTTTTTGCATTGGCATGACATAGCTTATCAGAATAGTGTGATTGTTTGGCTTCAACGATACATTTGGACACATTGTTCCTGGCAGACGCATAGTTTTGGCGATCAGACTCAGTTCTAGACTTCCGCCATTTTCTTTCGGCCCTATGACGTTCTTGACGAGCagaatggattgattgattgtaccATGGTTGCCTGTTTCTAATAGTCCGAGTACGCATTTCAGCGGGAGCATGTTCATCCAAACAACCAGTTATGGTCGTGTTGTACCAACTGTAAAGATCATCAGGACTATTTACATCAGGAATGGGATTAAGATGGTCAGtcaaagtttttgaaaatgccaAGCTatcaatttctttgaaatttctGAGAGTTTGCTTGACACGCTGAGGTGGCGGCTTTTCTAAGTTTAGTGTGAAATGAACACAATGGTGAACATACAGTAGATCATGAACAAATTTGTAATTAACAAAATTGTCATCAGGGCAGCACAGTACATGATCGATAATGCCGCCATCTCTGTGAGTTGGATCAGGCACATACTGATGAAGATTTGCAGAAGCAATGATGTTAGAATACTCCTTAACATCAGGTCTATGCGGTGCCTCCCAATGAACATTAAAGTCGCCTACAAGGAGCAACCTTCCTGGGAGTAACACAATATCATCCATAAAACTGTCAAATTCACCAAAGAAATCTGATTGCTTAAACCGATTTGTTTTTGAAGGAGGGGGGCGATATATGACAACAAGGTTCAGACGACCAACATGGTCAGTGATACAGGCATGTTCGAAATATGTTGTGTTGCGTGGACTTGGTCTCAGGCGGAGCTGAAGTTGGTTCTTGAACAAGACAGCTATACCACCTCCTCTATTAACAGACTGTCTAGGAATGCTTAAGAATGTATAGCCAGGCGGTGTACATTCACCAATGATGACATGCTCATCATCATGTAACCAGGTTTCAGTTACACACATGATATCTATATCATGTTCTAGGACATAATCAGAGAATTGATCAGATTTGTTTCGAATAGATTGAATGTTCCACAGACAAACATTGAGTTTAGCTGACACAGAATCGGATCTTGGTAATGGTTTTAAATTAGATATGTTCACTCCACGGGCAGTTTGAGCATATCTGTTTTGTGAAGTTCTGTTGGTGATGATGGTAGGGATAGGATGTTGTCGCTTATCGAATGCATGGTTTCCTCTCCTTGTGGGTTTCACCCACAAGGGTTGTCGattatcgattttatgtcatcaaacattcgttagaacttaaacattactggaaatagaatggcaatagattaaacaacgtagatatgttgcatacaatattgtacgtacaataaaaagtctgaatactgctttactcTCACCTGAACCCTATTCTCAACACTAACCTTAACCCCAACCTAAAATACCTTATACCTACTAACTATTTTGGGACTAGTTACCATTCTGACAAATGGGCTGTTTTCtatctttctatttatttattttgttgataaAAGATCGTTCAGTGAGACTGCAATAAAGAATCAAAGACCATGTTAAAATTTACAAAAGACATGCAATTCTGCATGTCATTTATTCACTGAAACTTTCACCATTATACAAAGTTTTGAAAtacaatatgaaatatttttgtagtactttaccacaaaacaatataataaaTTGAAATACATAATGGAAATTTTCAgttattttcatacaaaagctTTGATTATACGCCTTAAAGCGAACAAAAATATCAACTACAAAAGCTTTGTTTCTTGTCCAAAATACTGGCAATTATGAgaaaatgaatacaaaatcaaaAGTTTCAAACTTTTCATCACATGCAATTTTTAACtacataatacatacatacatacatacaaaagttattTATGACGCAATTCGCCGCAAGGCAACATTGCGTTTACAAATACATCAAAGCAGTAaaacaatataaacaaacaaaagttcagaATAAATGAGTTTTTAACAATTTCTTGAAAGTGTTTGTGGATGTTGCACCCCTGATGTGCAGTGGCAGATTGTTCCAGGCTTTGGCAGCAGTAGCAGTGAATCTGCGTTCTCCCGCAACAGAGTTGTATCTATGAACTACCAGACGTGAAGGATCATTTGAAGATCTGAGAGGGCGGCCGGGAACATAATAAGAGAACAATTGAGTTATGTAAGCTGGTGATTGGTCATTCAAAGCCTTGTATACATAGAGCAGGATCTTGTAAGATACTCTTTGTGCTATTGGAAGCCAGTGGAGTTTTGTGATTAAGGATGCAGCTTCAGTCCAGCGACCTAAGGCATATATGACCCGTGCGGCTTTGTTCTGTAAGCGTTGCAAGCGAATCATATTCTTGGATGAAAGGTGAGTGAAAAGTGCATTGCAATAGTCTAAACGTGACAGGACCAGCGCACGGACAACCCCTGTTTGAAAGGTGGAGAATACCTCAAAGAACATGTAGCATCCAATCTCTTCACATCAACACCAAGCATGACTAGGTGACCACAGCTCAGATGACATCTCATgagatattttatttttaagaacaaaaatcatgaaatgctATTAGATGTATATTACTAACAGGATAGTTTTGAGTCATTATACTGTCCTACCATGAGGAGATGGCATATTGAAATTAATCATTAGTTATTTCCAGTTAAAGCCATCCCCGtactgtaacatttgctgaggacaccctcactttttttattttgtttttttacacgattgtaatgcacTACAGTAAACTAAGagatcctgcaaaaatcaagattttaggtgctgtagttttgtcaaaatctgatattttgaataaaatgtcttaaaaagatggtttattattacaatggatatattagtcgaacacgtatgcgatgttcataacacagtacgtacatggcgtggaGGACGTGCCGTAGCATAACCgacggagtgacacgcattggcgctggtagtataTACCAatgttctttgctttacctcagttgttcagctcaaaattagaaggggacatatctgacagtaaagctaacgctaacattttatggaaaagatataataatctatttttatggaaatgttacaaagtGACTTAAGGGgccagtcacccacctttgcacagtactttttgtgggacCTATGAGCATATCAGGCTCGCCACTTTgccttctgaatacgaggaatgtctttctgatatcacatatatttttaatttggattttttgaaattcgtgatacaatacaaattttatggcaaattaaaattgaaatttttgacatttaacagttctcaaaTTAAATTCATAAATCTTATAATATGTACGTAAGTGTATGTAGTCGGAAAAACAAAGACAGTGCATGGTGTAGATCAAAATATCAAGTAatttcagttgaaatacatacaaccccagcaagacatgaccttaatctcccatacagggggtgtagatttcatatggagtcgcccattcaggtaaccacatttgaaattcatactccctgtgtagaagattgaaGTCATGTCTATCAAAGGAGCAGATGGGGGGATGGATTAAACTGGAATTGCCTTATTGTTGTTTTCAAAAGCatgtactgtattcattccaataagcgcccagcgcagggcgctttacaaagtcattttgggtgggcgcttattttttaccttgtttacctaattttttcgtaagggccgTTTATTAGACAAATTTACCTATGTTATAATAGGGTCCCTAGACaatctagtagcttttctgatgcagtaaatgtattgcaagtttacacaggactccaaatcctcaagctatttcactgtatcaacgtctatcagtcacttcaacattaatggtaccctttagcaaattgaaaataccctgggtgggcgcttattggggtatgggcgcttattggattGAATACGGTAATCTTGCTTTTTATTAATACATGTAGAAAAGTTTGAAGATTATGGAATACAAAGACATTGTTTGTATATAATATTGTTCTGTAAAAATTCAAGAGATTacattatcataccactaaggtaaacatcaaagaacaccgctaacctgatatattttcgtatctagtcagtgagtgcgtattttacgctttatatctagtcagtgagagcgtatttcgcaaggccgatacgcgtgtacggcgaggtacgcgtataaaggcgaatcgcgtaaaccgggcgcgtaaaatgcacgcaacctgtaatacgcggaacagtcatctattttttgtaatatttttcctatttagcaggaattaaaatgtttaaaacgtaattatttcaatatttagaatgacttagtggtatgataaattcgttattaggttcagcgtcggtatggtacggaaattatcgtgcgctcagtgtcatactgggttcagccttcggcttcacccagtatgacacttcgcgcacgataatttcccgtaccatacctccgcttcacctaataactaataccCTCAGAGAACCGACTCTGCTTTGTTTGCATGTCGCTCTagcatggagggcaaaatagtacACCAAGGGATTATTTTACCATGGCCCTGTTAAACTCTGATCAAAAGTGTGTTTGTTTGTGTTCTGTGTCTCATGCAGTGTGCCAGTAACATGCACTAAGTAAAACTTGTgcaaatttttgtcacatcaaagCTTAAAGAGGCAAATTTAAGTTAAGTTAATTATCTTTTGATTATGAGTTTTGTCAATAAATGCAAGAGGCACACTGTCTTGGTCTCCATGTGTGACAAAACAAATACTGCAGATTTACCATAGTATTAATATCTCTTTGGGTCTTATCTCTTTAAAATACAGTACTCATCACTATCAGTAACAAGGCGGTTcttgaaccacgagtctcgcctgctttctcgaccgcctgcttttggtagatgtaaatgaacctgcaacaacccatggtgatttgcctgttcaaattgaacaaattgttgagcttgattggaccaatattgaaatttgacctttgacccctaaattttggtggttcTCGGCTGGacacgattacctggctgatgtgAATGTACCCACGAagtctcatgcccatccaacagtttttactaatttgacctcagatgaaccctggtgaccccgaaatgaccttccaaaaatttggctctaaatgttgactgtactgtacccatcaagtttcatgcccatacgacagtttttagtaatttaacctcagatgacccctgagtgaactcggatgaccgtccaaaaatttggctctaaatgaggACTACGTAATTTACGTCAATGTACTAAATGTCTGTATGCTGGTTTTATGAAGATAATAAAACACACTTTATATTAAAGAGAATTTGGTGTATTTTAGTGTAATATATTACAATCTGCTCTCAGTATTTGCTgtcaaagtgatgtaataatcggattaactaccagagcaataggtacaaacaatttttgattatatcgcgctgcattAGTACGTTCAcgaggtacctctgcattgaaccatatcatgttgatcactcgcacctgtaagattaatatctttgaaaaggccggtattgtgttcaatctatgattgcagacatacacaggtgatgagtgcaacctggttgtgcagcgcgatatattcaaaattgttttcacttataattgctatggtagttataaTCCGATTATCACATCACTTTGACAGCGAGTTTATATAGCTGtgaaagtgggtaatggtgaatccaacagaggacacaaaacacatcaaggatcaataaatgatacaagaggataccttgaatatgaacaacaggaaagaaaaagagcaaggtacaccaacttgatgtggggaaacaagtaaaatacagacaagacagtatgcagggggggCAATAACAgcaaaatgtaggcattagaagtaggcaaagttcgatagccaaaagtTACCAGTTctaaggcccacagaagtgctaaacctgcaaacaCAAGGATCGATGGGAATACATTTAAGTGCACTAGGATAATTGATGAAAATCattgtgcatataaacagacacagacacaaaaacaggcaaagtttgaaCTGCAGTCTCGCAAATCAACAACGGGTAATGCCAAGTTTAAGTCGGCATTGCGTCAGTCTTGCTgtgctgactttggtgacaaaatttcACAACCTTGCAGTGATTTCACCTTATTTGGAACATTGGGTATATTGTTCTACTAAAGCACTCTGAATAATTGTCTAATCACCTCAGAAATCTCTTTTTCAAAGACGTATCCACTGGATGTtggccaaaatgtaaaaaaaaaacataattgaaggagtggataaggcgcccgattcataatccataggttgcaaGTTTGAACCCCGcttgtgccaacgtgttgtgtccaaTAAGTTGTATGTTGCAAttttggcgctgattaagctgctgcctgcaaattgcattgtgtctgttcaggtgtgtttaatgtaaaattctagcaatttgacctgcgggtcaccattagagtttgaaataaaaaacttCCTTTTTTCTTCAAATGCACGTTACGAATTATATTGATTCATGATCTTTTATATTGGATTATATCGCCATGTCATTATTTTAATCATAGTTTAGGACCTACATAAGTAGCTTTTACCCTTTATCCTGTCGATCCGACAGGCAATATAATAACTGGAAATATATCATAAAACTGAATTTGCAAATACCTTCTCCAAAATTTGATTAGTAACACCAAAGGTTCTATCAATCGTCCAAATTAAAGGATTGTTAGTCGGAAATCCCACTAAAAGTTACATCAACTTCAATCCTTACCCTAACTGGAAACGCCAACCTATTGCCTACTCAAAtcttaaagcgctccacagactccgagtattgtacgtacaatattgtatgccacatatctacgttatttaatctattgccattctatttccagtaatgtttaagttctaacgaatgtttgatgacgaaaaatcgataatatgttacatgtaatatctagtagaaatatattatcgattttatgtcatcaaacattcgttagaacttaaacattactggaaatagaatggcaatagattaaacaacgtagatatgttgcatacaatattgtacgtacaataaaaaaagtctgaatactgctgcTTTACTCTCACCTGAACCCTATTCTCAACACTAACCTTAACCCCAACCTAAAATACCTTATACCTACTAACTATTTTGGGACTAGTTACCATTCTGACAAATGGGCTGTTTTCtatctttctatttatttattttgttgataaAAGATCGTTCAGGAGACTGCAATAAAGAATCAAAGACCATGTTAAAATTTACAAAAGACATGCAATTCTGCATGTCATTTATTCACTGAAACTTTCACCATTATACAAAGTTTTGAAAtacaatatgaaatatttttgtagtactttaccacaaaacaatataataaaTTGAAATACATAATGGAAATTTTCAgttattttcatacaaaagctTTGATTATACGCCTTAAAGCTTAACAAAAATATCAACTACAAAAGCTTTGTTTCTTGTCCAAAATACTGGCAATTATGAgaaaatgaatacaaaatcaaaAGTTTCAAACTTTTCATCACATGCAATTTTTTAACTACATAATGCATTCAAACTATAGTCCCAGAGCCCTTAAATATGGACTATTGTATatgaattaaaaatattatgaaaggtcaaaccAAGAAACTAAATGAAATGGTTGCCTTAAATTAAACTGAATTTACAATTGCAAGATATACAGGCACCCTTACTGAATGACACAGCCATTGCATCTGGTTGCCAAGATGTTTTGACATTTaagacctgttctcacaaaatgagcaggaAGTTAACAAACGAAAAGGAGATAGAGTCAATTGAACACAAAATAAATCCTCATTGAAAGATTGATGTATGCACACCAAGTGAGGAAGTCGGCCTAGCTGGCCAGTTACCATTTTAAAGCCAATGATCCACAGATTGTGAAGCTGGACATACTTTCCTCTCATTATGTGGAAACAGATCTCATATTGTATTGATGTGAAAT is a window from the Amphiura filiformis chromosome 12, Afil_fr2py, whole genome shotgun sequence genome containing:
- the LOC140166942 gene encoding uncharacterized protein, translating into MIRLQRLQNKAARVIYALGRWTEAASLITKLHWLPIAQRVSYKILLYVYKALNDQSPAYITQLFSYYVPGRPLRSSNDPSRLVVHRYNSVAGERRFTATAAKAWNNLPLHIRGATSTNTFKKLLKTHLF